A stretch of DNA from Nitrospira sp.:
AGCTGTTCGGCTGGTTTGGCGGAAATGGCTTCGAAGGAACCATGGGATTCTTCACGCAGAAAATGGGACTCCCATGGCTTGTGGCGTGGCTCGTCATTATCGGGGAGTCGCTCGGGAGCCTTGGCTTGATCGCCGGCCTTCTGACTCGGTTTACGGCTGCGAGCTTTATCGTGATCATGATCGGAGCGATCGCCATGGTGCATTGGCCGCAGGGATTTTTCATGAACTGGTTCGGCCAGCAGCCGGGAGAGGG
This window harbors:
- a CDS encoding DoxX family protein; its protein translation is MSFFRTDDSWAGFILRVGLGVVIFTHGAQKLFGWFGGNGFEGTMGFFTQKMGLPWLVAWLVIIGESLGSLGLIAGLLTRFTAASFIVIMIGAIAMVHWPQGFFMNWFGQQPGEGFEYHLLVIAMSAALVVSGGGRWALDNVIARWLNKGERGFEHPMRKAA